In Citrus sinensis cultivar Valencia sweet orange chromosome 3, DVS_A1.0, whole genome shotgun sequence, the sequence ttttagattttagttCTGTAGTGTGCAGTTGATTTATTATTGCAAGCCAATCTGAAGTACATTTAACTTGTAGGAGGATCGATTGAGTGTTGACGTTGCTCTGCGGCATCCTTATTTCCAACCTTCCAAAAGATGAGTTGGTGAGAGGTATACGAgtttctttcacttttttcCCCCGTCCCACTAAAGGTACAGtactcttcattttcttgtagTAATTACCAGACGTAATACATATTGTTGTTATACTctagattttatttatgtagatGCAAATCTTTTTCAGGTATGATGGCGGGCAAAATAGAGAGTAAAATCCACAAGTCAAGTATAGGCATGCCACTAAGTCAAGCTAAAGAAAGCATCCCCTTGGACTAGAGATTCACTTCTTTCTTAACGTGAGACATTTGGCTTTTCAAAATTAGGATGACCTGTCACTGGCTTCAAGCGGTACCTATAAGGTGAACTTCACTGAATTTTTGTTCTAATTCATACTTGGTGTTGATATACCATTCAGACTTTCTGAAAACTGCAGATGTCCGAATCAGTGCCTTGCTACTCAATAGGTACTCGACGGGAGTTCAGGTGGAGGATGGGTTCAAGTTCCGTGATAAGATTGCAACAGCCTAAGATCAGCACCTTCTATTGAATTGATGCATCACCAGGAGTAGTTGCTGGTGACTATGATTATATTCAGCATCGCTGTCCTCTTTCAGTTCAAGAATACTGCCATAGGACTGTCACAGGGGGATAATGACAGTTTCTCAGTTCTCTTTTGCTATGGGTAGTATGGGGACTTCTCGGTAGCAGAAAGTGGGGAACAACCATATTCGTCCCTTCAACAGGATTCTGAAATGGTCTTGACCCTAGTTTGCAATTTTGCCACGAGTTAAAAAGGCATGGGACCACCATATTTGGGCCCTTGAATTGGACACTGAAATGTTATTCACCTCCGATTTCCCTAGTGTTGCACTGAAGTTGTCCGCAAAACggcttttatgtttttaaaactaatgttataattatttactttaattgacaatattgattttatatttttgaaaaatgtggATTAAAAGCAACACTTCAATTCAAAATGGGTTCTTAAATCGTGGTTACTGAATGATGTTAATTAGTGCAGCAAAATGTAAAGCACATTCTTGTAAAACCTTGCGAAGCCACAGCCATTTTGATTAGGTACAGGTAATGGCTTTTCAGATGTGCACGAAAACTGCACATCTGAAAGACGaaagaatgaattgaaataggtatttttcttttaatttttttagttgtaTCCACATGAAATCTACATTTTACGATCCGTACCTGAGAAGCATACATAACCTAACAAGAGTATATAAATATTCAAAACtgtggttatttttatttctattttttcatatACAATCAAAGAGTagaaaatattctttcattaaaGTGAGGGATTCCcctaaaaacaataaaaacacaGTCATAcactaaaagataaaatgtacTATTCTAAAATGTGTGTTTTTCTAgtcttctaatttatttattacttaataAAGTTAaggatttttattatataatactCAAAAAGCTAGTTCAATCACTCTCAAGAAGTATTATAACCTGAACCAATATCTCAAATAGGGGGATATTAGCTTTTTGTGTGATATCGATCTTCTATAGAATCTTATTTAATGAGGACatcatcaatttaataaagggagaatttcattaaaatataaaaggatttatattttaattataattcaacagaatatggtttttattttataaagacATTGTCACTTCAATAAAATGAGgatattaaaatgaagatgccactaaaatataaaagaatacatattttaatatattagagactgtattttttatttgataataatattttcattttattaaaataaagatgtccttattaaataatattaataattaatttttttctcatacaGATGCTCtcatttattacatattattaagtCAAATGATAGAATAGTATATcttgacaataaataaataaataaaataagagcccatgtataataaaattcatagaCACTTGTCACcttatataataatgtaagATACACAATTATCCTGCAACttctcaataaaaattaaacaactaaaaaaatatgaagtaacaaaatcttattttttcactacagttgaattttcataaaatggTGGAGGACAGTTGTTTACCTTAACAAGCTCCGTATTCAGATTATTATACAATACCATTGATGTGAATGTGCAATCCTATAACATTTTTGGGCTCTCAAATAGTCAAATGTATACTACGAAGCTGTTAACTTATTCGGGGATCAAAGGATGAAGAAGACTGGTGTTATTATGTGTATCTGAATTAAAGAGCGCAGAATGAGTAATTTGCTCTTCTAGTTTGCATTTTATTTCAGACAGAACTGAACTCGAGTCGAAAGATATTACTGAACTGCTCCGTCACGCAGCCAGAATGGATGGATTTGAAATTGATAcagtattattattgttctcGTTTGGACTTGTACTTAATTCTTCTTATACGGCGTCGTGTTCATTTGGGAATGGGAACAGGATATCTGTATCATCATGTACGATGATCCATGAGGACGAAGGCAGTGTTCCTAGTGTTATTGCGTCTGATGAGTGTCTGAGTCTCCTCCAATGGCCAATCTCTACAACTGCATCTCTTCGTAATCGTACGATCGAGTGTCAGTTTGCGCAGCTTAAGGGACGCCGAAAATACCAAGAAGATCGTATAACATGTGATCTTGACATGAACATGCCGTCTCTTGGTTATTTCTCTctcacttttttatttgattatgtttaatttgtggtattaaattttgacattGAAGGACATCTATCTAAACTTGACAAGTTGGTTGGGTAATTTTCACAAACACATTTTTGCTGTAAAAGAGACTAATGATATTTGACCAACTTCAAGGCAAGTTAGTGTTGTAGTCATTTGGGAACCTGCTCTACTTCAACACCTCCCAACGCAAATATAGGTAAAcctagaattattattttggaaattACAGGATGCATGCgcctaatttgaagaaatacAAGCGCAGCATAAAAGGGATTTCTTGAGAGGGGTGGTGCAAGGTGTTTGACAATGTATAGCTTTACTGCTAAAACAATGTATAGCTTTACTACTGAATCTGTGGGTGCAGGCAAAAATGATCTGAAGGAAGTTAGGCTTGGTATTGCAGCAGTTTTTGATGGTCATGGCGGTTCAGAAGCTAGTGAAATGGCATCCCATCTTCTCTTGAATTATTTTCACCTGCACTATGTATCCAAAATGTACAAGCTAATGGTGCAATACAAGGGAGAGCTGACTATGGCTGAGAGTAAGTCTTTGCTGTTGCAAGTTTTAAAAGAATCACTGTTGAGTACAATCCATGATATTGATGTCAAATTTACTCAGGTCAGTATTGTGCCTCATTCTCTTGATTTTGATTCTCGCAATTATTCCAGTATTTTGCTCCTCGTAACTTTGCATGTGGCTCATTCATTATCCTCAGGTGGCTCTTGAGAATAATCATATTTGTGGGTCCACAGCCACCATCATTCTAATGTTTGATAGGCAAATTTTAGTTGCAAATGTTGGTGATTCAAAAGCATTCCTCTTTTCTGATAAGATTCAGTCTGGTCAGGGTGCTGAAGGTCTCAATTTCCTTGTTCTGCTCTGTGTTTAACCATGTAAAGTATTGCACCTACACAAATAGTACACACACTTGACAACTGAATTTTATTACATGGAACAGCTTATGAGTGGGATGTTAAATGGTAATTTGGCAGCAATGCTTTCTGCTATAGAATTAACAAAAGATCATCATCCAGATAGAGATGATGAAAGAGCTCGAATTGAAGCAGCTGGTGGCTCTGTTATTGTTTGGGGAGTGCCTCGAGTTAATGGCGTCCTTGCAATGTCGCGATCCATTGGTgacatttatttgaaaaggtaAGCCtctaaattcatttaattttggaTTCATTGTCAAAGCTGGTAGAAAGCTAGAAATTAACTAGTTTCCTCGCTGTCTTTAATGGCGATTCTGGCCGCTGGGTCTCATTTTCCGTGCCAATAGATTAACAATTATCAGAGTTTGTTAAAGACATGGGGGCTGCGCTTCTAATTCAAAAGTATTCTAACATTGATTACAGGTATGGTGTTATAGCAGTACCCGAGTTAACAGGTTGGCAACCCCTGACTACTGCTGATAGGTATTTGATGGTTGCAACTGACGGCATTTTTGAGAGCCTGACAGCAAATGATGTCCGTGATCTAATATTAGAATGGAATTCACACGATATCCAAGGATCATCATCTTCGTTGGCTGAATATATTGTAAACACGGCTTATGATAAAGGCAGTACAGATAACCTTTCTGTCATCTTGATTCCCTTATGAGTTGGGCTTTTCAGAAACTCGTACAAGGAATTAGCATCAACTGTTTTGCCTCGCTAATGTTTTCCGTACCGTAATGCTGCATCCATATGATCTGGCATCCATATTCACAAATTATTCTGATTTCTGATACTAACATCTGCTTGCCAGTCACAGAGCTTTGCTGGCGTTGAATCGATTACTGcggatttattttttgagcAGTTCGTACGCCGTCCGCTCAAACAGTTTTCCTTCGTTGATTAAATTATGGGCTCAACTGTGTTACCATTAACTGCGGCAACATATTCCCATTCTTTTGTCTTTCTTGGGTTAATTACAAAACAATCAgatagtttaaaattttgactcaTAGtcctactt encodes:
- the LOC102621785 gene encoding probable protein phosphatase 2C 51, translated to MDGFEIDTVLLLFSFGLVLNSSYTASCSFGNGNRISVSSCTMIHEDEGSVPSVIASDECLSLLQWPISTTASLRNRTIECQFAQLKGRRKYQEDRITCDLDMNMPSLGKNDLKEVRLGIAAVFDGHGGSEASEMASHLLLNYFHLHYVSKMYKLMVQYKGELTMAESKSLLLQVLKESLLSTIHDIDVKFTQVALENNHICGSTATIILMFDRQILVANVGDSKAFLFSDKIQSGQGAEAMLSAIELTKDHHPDRDDERARIEAAGGSVIVWGVPRVNGVLAMSRSIGDIYLKRYGVIAVPELTGWQPLTTADRYLMVATDGIFESLTANDVRDLILEWNSHDIQGSSSSLAEYIVNTAYDKGSTDNLSVILIPL